In Melioribacteraceae bacterium 4301-Me, a genomic segment contains:
- a CDS encoding dipeptide epimerase encodes MKHNRRDFLKLSGLAGGSLLLGGLSNDLFSKNISIIKSNKKMKLTFKPYTLQLKHVFTIAVSSRTTTPVMLTKIEYDGIAGYGEASMPPYLGESQETATKFLSKVDLSQFNDPFELEDILEYVDSIEEKNTAAKASVDIALHDLVGKLLGKPWHKIWGYDKKKTPYISFTIGIDKPDVVRQKVKEAEEYKILKVKLGGDNDKEMIETIRSVTDKPIITDVNQGWHDKQFALDMIHWLNERNVKLIEQPLPKEQVDDMAWLTEHSPIPTFGDESVQRLPNVIKAHGVYSGINIKLMKCTGLREAHKMLDLAKSLGMKVMLGCMTETSCAISAASQLSPEVHWADLDGNLLISNDPFEGTKIVNGKIVLNEEPGIGLSKVPKEF; translated from the coding sequence ATGAAACACAATAGAAGAGACTTTTTGAAATTAAGTGGACTTGCCGGAGGTTCGCTGTTATTGGGGGGATTATCAAATGATTTGTTTTCAAAAAATATTTCTATAATTAAGAGTAATAAAAAAATGAAACTTACTTTCAAACCCTATACTTTACAATTAAAACACGTATTTACAATAGCAGTTAGTTCAAGAACAACAACCCCAGTTATGTTAACTAAAATTGAATATGACGGCATTGCAGGATATGGCGAAGCATCAATGCCGCCATATTTGGGTGAATCTCAAGAAACAGCAACAAAATTTCTTTCTAAAGTAGATTTATCACAATTTAATGACCCATTTGAACTGGAAGACATTTTAGAATATGTCGATTCAATTGAAGAAAAAAATACTGCTGCTAAGGCTTCTGTGGATATTGCTTTACACGACCTCGTAGGGAAATTACTTGGCAAACCATGGCATAAAATCTGGGGTTATGATAAAAAGAAAACTCCCTACATTTCTTTTACAATTGGTATCGATAAACCTGATGTTGTAAGACAAAAAGTAAAAGAAGCTGAAGAGTATAAAATCTTAAAAGTAAAACTTGGCGGTGATAACGACAAAGAAATGATTGAAACTATTCGTTCGGTTACTGATAAGCCAATTATAACAGACGTTAATCAAGGCTGGCACGATAAACAATTTGCTCTTGATATGATTCACTGGCTTAACGAAAGAAACGTAAAATTAATCGAACAACCACTGCCTAAAGAACAAGTAGATGACATGGCATGGTTAACCGAACACAGCCCTATTCCAACTTTTGGTGATGAGTCTGTTCAACGATTACCCAATGTTATTAAAGCACATGGGGTCTATTCAGGAATAAACATAAAATTAATGAAATGCACTGGCTTGCGGGAAGCACATAAAATGCTCGACTTAGCTAAATCATTGGGCATGAAAGTAATGCTGGGATGTATGACAGAAACTTCGTGCGCTATTTCTGCTGCTTCACAATTATCACCTGAAGTGCATTGGGCTGATTTAGACGGCAATCTATTAATAAGCAACGACCCGTTTGAAGGTACAAAAATAGTGAACGGAAAAATTGTTTTGAATGAAGAGCCAGGAATAGGACTTTCTAAAGTTCCTAAAGAATTTTGA
- a CDS encoding acyltransferase family protein, which yields METKTERLLSLDIFRGMTILGMILVNNPGSWSNVYPPLLHAKWNGCTPTDIIFPFFLFIVGVTTTFSLSKYRINGNNKEAYIRLLRRSASIFLLGLFMAGFPHFDFTTIRIPGVLQRIAVVYFFTALIFLNVKKEKIIYIIAGLLLFYWAIMTLIPVPGVGYSNLEPSTNLGAWLDRLLLGGHLWSQSKTWDPEGILSTIPAIGTALIGVLTGYWLKSDNDKTTKTVMMFFYGSILMAVGYVWDFFFPINKSLWTSSYVVYTGGLALIFLAACYWLIDVKDVKWWIKPFHIYGTNAIAVFFLSGILAVIMGMIKITESNGEVISLKSFLFKNIFLQIANPINASLLFAISYVLLWLFLMWLLYRKKIFIKL from the coding sequence ATGGAAACCAAAACGGAAAGATTATTATCGTTAGATATTTTTCGCGGGATGACAATTTTAGGAATGATACTTGTCAATAATCCTGGGTCATGGTCTAATGTCTACCCGCCGCTTCTTCATGCAAAATGGAATGGATGCACACCCACAGACATTATTTTCCCATTCTTTTTATTTATAGTTGGTGTAACAACAACCTTTTCTCTTTCTAAGTACAGAATTAATGGTAATAATAAAGAAGCTTATATTCGATTGCTGCGCCGAAGTGCGAGTATATTTCTGTTGGGTCTTTTTATGGCAGGGTTCCCTCATTTTGATTTTACTACGATAAGAATTCCTGGTGTTTTGCAACGTATAGCGGTAGTTTATTTTTTCACCGCTTTAATTTTCTTAAATGTTAAAAAAGAAAAAATTATTTACATAATTGCTGGATTGCTGCTTTTTTACTGGGCTATTATGACTCTTATTCCTGTGCCTGGAGTTGGTTACTCTAATCTTGAGCCCTCTACAAATTTAGGTGCTTGGTTGGATAGATTACTTTTAGGAGGTCATCTGTGGAGTCAATCAAAAACTTGGGATCCCGAAGGAATATTAAGCACAATACCTGCTATTGGGACCGCACTAATAGGCGTATTAACTGGCTATTGGCTGAAAAGTGATAACGATAAAACTACTAAAACCGTAATGATGTTTTTTTACGGTAGCATCTTAATGGCTGTAGGTTATGTATGGGATTTTTTCTTTCCTATTAACAAAAGTTTGTGGACTAGCTCGTATGTAGTTTACACTGGCGGTTTAGCCTTAATTTTTTTAGCTGCTTGTTATTGGCTTATTGATGTAAAAGATGTTAAATGGTGGATTAAACCTTTTCATATCTATGGAACAAATGCAATAGCAGTTTTCTTTCTTTCTGGAATTTTGGCTGTAATTATGGGTATGATTAAAATTACTGAAAGTAACGGCGAAGTAATTTCTCTTAAGTCTTTTTTATTTAAAAATATTTTTCTGCAGATTGCAAATCCAATAAACGCATCTTTACTCTTTGCTATATCTTACGTTCTGCTTTGGCTCTTTTTAATGTGGCTTTTATATAGAAAAAAGATTTTTATAAAACTGTAA
- a CDS encoding NlpC/P60 family protein codes for MMKSKVTILILLLAFGNLYTQENKMSLINDIIKKVKSTYAPDKRTAVFEITATDSGGVYVLSGETNLTEAKNELIDNLNKLNISFEDKINLLPSKLLGENTYGIINLSVANIRTAPSHSAELATQALLGTPVKILKKDDGFYLVQTPDYYISWIDDGGLILMNKKEINEWIEQPKIIFTSEFGFAYKEPNVNSEHVSDLVAGNILINLGEKDDFYYVEFPDHRTAYIEKEKCFPLDDWLSKAEPTEANIISTAKRFLGIPYLWGGTSAKGMDCSGFTKTVYFLNGVVLQRDASQQVNTGTLVDTENGFENLRPGDLLFFGEKEKGDKKEKVTHVAIYIGNYEYIHASGRVMINSFEKDSANFSSYRLNHFIRAKRIINSLDKNGVITVKNNKFYQGDF; via the coding sequence ATGATGAAATCAAAAGTAACCATTCTTATTTTATTATTAGCATTTGGCAATTTATACACGCAGGAAAATAAAATGTCCCTTATAAATGATATTATAAAAAAAGTAAAATCAACTTACGCACCCGACAAAAGAACAGCTGTTTTTGAAATAACTGCAACTGATTCTGGAGGTGTATATGTTCTCTCAGGCGAAACAAATTTAACTGAAGCAAAAAATGAATTAATCGACAACCTTAATAAACTTAATATATCGTTTGAAGATAAAATAAATTTGCTGCCTTCAAAACTCTTAGGCGAAAATACTTACGGAATAATTAACCTTTCAGTTGCAAATATAAGAACTGCCCCGTCACATTCGGCTGAATTAGCAACTCAAGCTTTACTTGGAACTCCCGTAAAAATTCTAAAGAAAGATGATGGATTTTATCTTGTCCAAACACCAGACTATTATATTTCTTGGATTGACGATGGCGGTTTAATTTTAATGAACAAAAAGGAAATTAATGAATGGATTGAGCAACCTAAAATTATTTTTACAAGCGAGTTCGGCTTTGCATATAAAGAACCCAATGTAAATTCTGAACATGTGTCTGACCTTGTAGCTGGCAATATATTGATTAACTTAGGTGAAAAAGACGATTTTTATTATGTTGAATTTCCCGACCACAGAACAGCATACATTGAAAAAGAAAAATGTTTTCCATTAGATGATTGGCTAAGTAAAGCTGAACCTACCGAAGCAAATATTATATCAACTGCTAAAAGATTTTTAGGAATACCGTATTTATGGGGCGGTACATCAGCAAAAGGGATGGACTGCAGCGGTTTTACCAAGACTGTTTATTTTTTAAACGGAGTCGTTCTTCAACGTGATGCATCTCAACAAGTTAACACTGGAACTTTGGTCGATACAGAAAACGGCTTCGAAAATTTACGCCCAGGTGATTTATTGTTTTTTGGAGAAAAAGAAAAGGGTGATAAAAAAGAGAAAGTTACTCATGTTGCAATTTATATTGGCAACTATGAATATATACATGCTTCCGGCAGAGTTATGATAAACAGTTTTGAAAAAGACTCTGCTAATTTTAGCAGTTACAGACTAAATCATTTCATAAGAGCAAAAAGAATAATTAATTCGCTTGATAAAAATGGCGTTATCACAGTAAAAAATAATAAATTTTATCAAGGAGATTTCTAA
- a CDS encoding MFS transporter: protein MKKQKRTYRNPWTWVTTLYFAEGIPYVVVMSVSVIMYKRMGVSNTDIALYTSWLYLPWVIKPLWSPIVDILKTKRFWIILMQFIIGAALGAVALSIPAPNYFKYTLAFFWLMAFSSATHDIAADGFYMLGLQKHEQAFFIGIRSTFYRIAMITGQGLLIIFVGYLETSTGLPPVKTEIITIANSSKPNDIKLKQTQFQPQEGKLRVIASTDKIFLNISQNKNQNIDSIKSLIKNWNIQNGFYTNSEGDINSFSKKNGSVAAIYFHLSKEPPADKNIKVKFDYKSGDDRISIIEGNDFTFNSSNWNKPAYSLIYTNNTVEPNRAAIFYATAGNIRLSWVITFSVLGVLFMLFFIYHLFILPYPPNDKSVASANNGNIFSEFFKTFVLFFKKKNIAIFITFLLVYRLGESQLVKLASPFLLDYRSVGGLGLTTSQVGIVYGTVGMLALLAGGILGGFLAARDGLKHWLWWMVAAINVPNSVYIILSFTQTTSFFFINLCVAIEQFGYGFGFTAYMLYMIYISEGDHKTAHFAIATAFMALGMMLPGMVSGWIEDMIGYKYFFVWTLLATIPAFIITKFIPLDEDFGRKKEQTLSN, encoded by the coding sequence ATGAAAAAGCAAAAAAGAACTTACCGAAATCCATGGACTTGGGTAACCACCTTATATTTTGCTGAGGGTATTCCTTATGTTGTTGTAATGTCTGTTTCTGTTATAATGTATAAAAGAATGGGTGTGTCGAATACCGACATTGCTTTGTATACCAGCTGGCTTTACTTGCCGTGGGTCATTAAACCGTTATGGAGCCCAATTGTAGATATCTTGAAAACAAAACGCTTTTGGATAATATTAATGCAGTTCATTATTGGAGCTGCACTTGGAGCTGTTGCTCTTAGTATCCCGGCACCAAATTACTTTAAATATACCTTAGCTTTCTTTTGGTTGATGGCTTTTAGTTCTGCTACGCATGATATTGCTGCCGATGGTTTTTACATGCTTGGTTTACAAAAACATGAACAGGCTTTTTTCATTGGTATAAGAAGTACTTTCTATAGAATTGCTATGATTACAGGTCAAGGACTGTTAATAATTTTTGTAGGTTATCTCGAAACCTCAACTGGTTTACCCCCTGTTAAAACTGAAATAATTACTATAGCTAATTCGAGTAAGCCAAACGATATAAAACTGAAACAAACTCAATTCCAACCTCAAGAAGGCAAACTTAGAGTAATTGCGTCAACAGACAAAATTTTTTTGAATATTTCGCAAAATAAAAACCAAAACATCGATTCAATTAAATCTCTGATTAAAAATTGGAACATCCAGAATGGCTTCTATACTAACAGTGAGGGGGATATAAATTCATTCAGTAAAAAGAATGGAAGCGTTGCGGCTATCTACTTTCACTTATCTAAAGAACCCCCTGCTGATAAAAATATTAAAGTAAAATTTGATTACAAAAGCGGAGATGATAGAATATCAATTATTGAGGGCAACGACTTCACATTTAATTCATCTAATTGGAACAAGCCTGCTTACTCGTTAATATACACTAACAACACTGTCGAACCAAACAGAGCAGCAATATTTTATGCTACTGCTGGCAATATCCGTCTATCGTGGGTAATAACTTTTTCTGTACTTGGTGTTTTGTTTATGCTTTTCTTCATTTACCATCTCTTTATTCTACCCTATCCGCCAAATGACAAATCAGTTGCTTCAGCTAATAACGGAAATATTTTTTCAGAGTTTTTCAAGACTTTTGTTTTGTTCTTCAAGAAAAAAAATATTGCAATCTTTATAACTTTTCTATTAGTTTACCGTTTAGGCGAATCTCAATTGGTTAAACTTGCTTCACCTTTTTTACTTGATTACAGAAGTGTAGGCGGATTAGGATTAACGACAAGCCAAGTTGGGATTGTCTATGGTACCGTTGGAATGTTAGCTTTGCTCGCAGGCGGAATACTAGGCGGTTTTTTAGCAGCACGAGATGGCTTAAAACATTGGCTTTGGTGGATGGTCGCAGCAATTAATGTTCCTAATAGCGTTTATATAATACTCTCATTTACCCAAACTACTTCTTTCTTCTTTATTAATCTTTGCGTTGCAATAGAACAATTTGGTTATGGATTCGGATTTACGGCTTATATGTTGTATATGATTTATATATCCGAAGGCGACCACAAGACTGCTCATTTTGCAATCGCAACTGCTTTTATGGCCCTTGGTATGATGCTGCCTGGAATGGTTAGCGGCTGGATTGAAGATATGATCGGCTATAAGTATTTTTTCGTGTGGACTTTATTAGCTACTATTCCCGCTTTTATTATTACTAAATTTATCCCTTTAGATGAAGATTTTGGACGTAAAAAAGAACAAACGCTTTCTAACTAA
- a CDS encoding fibronectin type III domain-containing protein: MKKNLLLLLTILLAACTSVKEIQKPPKKAALPELLSDMQNLIKENKFSIKFPKGSEFTKYEIDSLNNEIIINANKEFSFQPFREDNVNEIYNSIKDFLGDEYSRYKIVVKSLGTPIEELIPNFYRKKIQRDTSRLFTKQFRPLSIVRNISKPYYPTKGLYNRNIALWASHGRYYNKKLDRWMWQRARLFQTVEDLGPTAFVIPYLIPMLENAGANVFTPRERDIQTSEVIVDNDDNSDSFVLQDTKNNKWKIGEGSAFAFGSPPYKSDYNPFEHGTHLIIRSENKITATATYIPNIPKDGEYAVYVSYHSSDKNVNDAHYTVYHAGGKTEFEVNQQIGGSTWIYLGKSKFKKGVNPSIGKVVVDNKSDTPGKLISVDAVRFGGGMGIIERNGKTSGLPKFMEGARYFLQFSGMPDTLVYNLNGDTLDYNDDYQSRGEWVNYLTGAPYGPNKDRKAKGLGIPIDLSLAFHTDAGVNQNDSTIGTLSIYSIPDFDSNKVFPDGTSRLANRDLADILQTQIVNDLREKYDSLWTRRALRDAMYSEAARPNVPSVLLELLSHQNYYDCKFQLDPRFRFDVCRAIYKAMVKFIASEYNTDYVIQPLPVTDFYTELDQDGNIKLSWRPQLDELEPTAIPKKYIVYRRIGDGGFDNGTLVDDTTYTFTDTKKNVIYSFKVTAVNEGGESFPSEVLSACSFGKDKQPVLIVNGFDRIAPPYSVESKNFTGFLNIVDPGVPDKYDLGFTGYQHNFDPSINWTSDDMPGLGASYADYESKIIAGNSFDYPFIHGKTIVANGYSFVSSSDEAVWNGYVNLSKYKFVDFIMGEEKETPWQSNYANIKYGEQFKAFPYSLQKKISEYLNSGGNIFVSGSYIGTDLFWNKGNDNKDVVFGKNYLRYKLSTDHAVRIGKVYANSDIVFPNGFEIDFNTSLNDSIYAVSAPDALGEINGSKTILRYSESDTGAGVAYKENYGVVAFGFPFETILDYKKQTEVMKYILNYLIKN, translated from the coding sequence ATGAAAAAGAACTTATTACTTCTACTTACTATTTTACTTGCAGCATGTACATCAGTCAAAGAAATTCAAAAACCCCCTAAGAAGGCTGCTCTTCCAGAACTGCTTTCTGACATGCAAAATTTAATTAAAGAAAATAAGTTCAGTATTAAATTCCCAAAAGGCAGCGAATTTACAAAATATGAAATTGATAGCCTTAACAATGAAATTATTATCAATGCTAATAAAGAATTTTCTTTTCAGCCTTTTAGAGAAGATAATGTAAATGAAATTTATAATTCAATAAAAGATTTTTTGGGTGATGAATATTCTCGATATAAAATAGTGGTTAAGTCACTTGGCACTCCAATAGAAGAATTAATCCCGAATTTCTACAGAAAAAAAATTCAAAGAGATACAAGCCGATTATTTACAAAGCAATTCCGACCTTTAAGCATAGTTAGAAATATTAGCAAACCATACTACCCAACAAAAGGCTTATATAATAGGAACATTGCTCTTTGGGCTAGTCACGGACGTTATTATAACAAAAAACTTGATAGGTGGATGTGGCAGAGAGCGAGGTTATTTCAGACTGTTGAAGATTTAGGTCCAACTGCCTTCGTAATCCCATATTTAATCCCAATGCTTGAAAATGCTGGTGCTAATGTATTTACTCCACGTGAAAGAGATATTCAAACAAGTGAAGTGATAGTAGATAACGATGATAATTCTGATAGTTTTGTTTTGCAAGACACCAAGAACAATAAATGGAAAATCGGTGAGGGTTCAGCTTTTGCTTTTGGTAGTCCTCCTTATAAATCAGACTATAACCCATTTGAACATGGCACTCATTTAATTATTCGTTCAGAAAATAAAATTACAGCAACGGCAACTTACATCCCAAATATTCCCAAAGACGGTGAATATGCTGTGTACGTTAGCTATCATTCATCAGATAAAAATGTAAATGATGCACATTACACAGTTTATCATGCAGGCGGCAAGACTGAATTCGAAGTTAACCAGCAAATTGGCGGTAGTACATGGATATATCTTGGCAAATCTAAATTTAAGAAGGGAGTTAATCCATCGATTGGTAAAGTGGTTGTTGATAATAAAAGTGATACTCCAGGTAAACTAATTTCTGTTGATGCAGTTCGTTTCGGTGGGGGTATGGGAATTATTGAACGTAACGGTAAAACAAGCGGATTGCCCAAATTTATGGAAGGAGCTCGGTACTTTTTGCAATTTTCTGGCATGCCAGATACATTAGTTTACAACCTCAACGGTGATACTTTGGATTACAACGACGATTATCAATCAAGAGGAGAGTGGGTTAATTATCTTACTGGTGCACCTTATGGACCAAACAAAGATAGAAAAGCAAAAGGACTTGGTATTCCAATTGACCTTTCACTTGCATTTCATACAGACGCTGGAGTAAATCAGAACGACTCTACTATTGGTACTTTGTCGATTTACAGCATACCAGATTTTGATTCAAATAAAGTTTTTCCAGATGGGACATCAAGACTTGCTAATAGAGATTTAGCAGACATTTTACAGACACAAATTGTTAATGACTTAAGAGAAAAATATGATTCATTGTGGACAAGAAGAGCGTTACGAGATGCAATGTACAGTGAAGCAGCTCGTCCCAATGTTCCATCAGTTCTTCTTGAGCTGCTTTCTCACCAAAATTATTACGATTGCAAGTTTCAATTAGATCCCAGATTTAGATTTGATGTTTGCAGAGCAATCTACAAAGCTATGGTTAAATTTATTGCTTCAGAATATAATACCGATTATGTTATTCAACCTTTACCTGTCACAGACTTTTATACAGAATTAGATCAAGACGGAAATATTAAATTATCATGGAGACCACAACTTGATGAATTAGAGCCAACGGCTATTCCCAAAAAATATATTGTTTATAGAAGAATTGGTGATGGCGGTTTTGATAATGGTACCTTAGTCGATGATACAACTTATACTTTTACGGATACTAAAAAAAATGTTATTTACAGCTTTAAAGTTACTGCTGTAAATGAAGGTGGTGAGAGTTTCCCGTCGGAAGTATTATCAGCTTGCAGTTTTGGTAAGGATAAGCAACCTGTTTTAATTGTAAATGGCTTTGATAGAATTGCCCCACCTTATTCCGTTGAAAGCAAAAATTTTACTGGCTTCTTGAATATAGTTGATCCAGGTGTGCCAGATAAATATGATCTTGGCTTTACAGGTTACCAACATAATTTTGATCCTTCAATAAATTGGACATCGGATGATATGCCTGGACTTGGTGCAAGTTATGCGGATTATGAATCCAAAATAATTGCTGGTAATAGTTTTGATTATCCATTCATTCATGGTAAAACAATTGTGGCAAATGGCTATTCCTTTGTTTCTTCAAGCGATGAAGCAGTTTGGAATGGATATGTAAATTTATCTAAATATAAATTTGTTGATTTTATAATGGGTGAAGAAAAAGAAACTCCATGGCAGTCAAATTATGCTAATATAAAATATGGAGAACAGTTTAAAGCTTTTCCCTATTCACTTCAAAAGAAAATTTCAGAATATCTCAATTCAGGCGGGAATATTTTTGTCTCTGGTTCTTATATAGGCACTGATTTATTTTGGAATAAAGGTAATGACAACAAAGATGTTGTGTTTGGTAAAAATTATTTGAGATACAAGCTTTCTACAGACCATGCAGTCCGTATAGGAAAAGTCTATGCTAACAGCGATATTGTTTTCCCAAACGGTTTTGAAATAGATTTTAATACTTCATTAAATGATTCAATTTACGCAGTGAGCGCTCCAGATGCGCTTGGTGAGATAAATGGCAGCAAGACAATTCTAAGGTATTCCGAAAGTGATACTGGTGCGGGTGTTGCTTATAAAGAAAATTACGGCGTCGTAGCTTTTGGTTTTCCATTCGAGACAATTCTTGATTATAAAAAACAAACTGAGGTAATGAAGTACATATTGAATTACCTCATTAAAAATTAG
- a CDS encoding transglutaminase family protein — protein sequence MKKLLFLLICYMTISVAQTKYNNINEAIRNGEFKKAEQLIDSLIYAENLSEEEIYELNFEKEKMERIRKDFTKTLPDILTYVKKYYPNVSDSDIRKWEEDGSLEYKIIDGTKYYFNRAAQNLFRINKDAKKKKKEVDGNQKDKLDVFLESYLPKVVSEANSKNFSLVKPERIKITYRLTVHSDAVPPGEVIRCWLPYPREEHARQTNIKLIQVNSDNYLIAPSKYLQRTIYIEKKAVANKPTIFEYSLEYVGKNQFTKIDVSKIKPYDTSSALYKKYTAERKPHIVFTDKIKNLSREIIGNETNKYLIAKKIYEWINDNIPWAGAREYSTIDNISDYCITNGHGDCGIKTLLFMTLARYNGIPTKWQSGWMLHPDNVNLHDWCEMYLEGYGWLPVDQSFGLKNSDNQDVKWFYFGSTDAYHFIVNDDYSDDLFPAKIYPRSETVDFQRGEVEWKAGNLYFDKWDYNMEVEYLK from the coding sequence ATGAAAAAATTACTTTTTTTATTAATTTGTTATATGACTATCTCAGTAGCACAAACAAAATATAACAATATCAACGAGGCAATTCGGAATGGCGAGTTTAAAAAAGCAGAACAATTAATCGATAGTTTAATATACGCGGAAAATTTGTCAGAAGAAGAAATTTATGAGCTGAATTTTGAAAAAGAAAAAATGGAAAGAATAAGAAAAGATTTTACTAAAACGTTGCCAGATATTTTAACATACGTGAAAAAGTATTATCCTAATGTTAGCGATTCGGATATTAGAAAATGGGAAGAGGATGGCAGTCTCGAATATAAAATTATTGATGGTACAAAATATTATTTCAACAGAGCAGCACAAAATCTTTTTAGAATAAATAAAGACGCTAAAAAAAAGAAAAAAGAAGTTGACGGTAATCAAAAAGATAAATTAGATGTTTTTTTGGAAAGCTATTTGCCAAAAGTTGTTAGTGAAGCGAATTCTAAAAACTTTTCTCTAGTTAAACCTGAACGAATTAAAATTACTTATAGGTTAACCGTTCATTCTGATGCTGTGCCACCTGGTGAAGTAATTAGGTGTTGGCTACCATATCCACGAGAAGAACATGCTCGTCAAACGAATATTAAATTAATTCAAGTTAATTCAGATAATTATTTAATTGCACCCAGCAAATATCTGCAGCGTACAATTTATATCGAAAAGAAAGCAGTAGCTAACAAGCCGACAATTTTCGAATATAGCTTAGAATATGTTGGTAAAAACCAATTTACCAAAATTGATGTATCTAAAATAAAACCTTACGATACAAGCTCTGCTTTATATAAAAAATATACTGCAGAAAGAAAACCGCATATTGTTTTTACAGATAAAATAAAGAACTTATCTCGTGAAATTATCGGAAATGAAACAAACAAATATTTAATTGCTAAAAAAATTTATGAGTGGATAAATGATAACATTCCTTGGGCGGGTGCAAGAGAGTACTCTACAATTGATAATATTTCCGATTATTGTATTACTAATGGTCATGGTGATTGTGGAATAAAGACACTTTTGTTTATGACTTTGGCCAGGTACAATGGGATACCTACAAAATGGCAAAGCGGATGGATGTTACATCCCGATAATGTGAACTTGCATGATTGGTGTGAAATGTATTTGGAAGGTTACGGCTGGCTGCCTGTGGATCAATCATTCGGTTTGAAAAATTCTGATAACCAAGATGTAAAATGGTTTTACTTTGGCAGTACAGATGCTTATCACTTTATTGTAAATGATGATTATTCAGATGATTTGTTTCCAGCAAAAATCTATCCAAGAAGTGAAACTGTTGACTTTCAACGAGGTGAAGTTGAATGGAAAGCTGGCAATCTCTATTTCGATAAATGGGATTATAATATGGAGGTAGAGTACTTGAAATAA